The DNA segment GCTTATACTTACGAGGTAAATTATCCGAGCATGACCTAGAGTTGGCTACAGTGGTGTTCccattgaaaatctggaggcattacctatagagtgaaaagtgtatcatctacacgaccacaagagcctcaagtatcccTTCACTCAGAAAGAGCCAAACCTTAggtagcgtagatggattgagctgcttaaggactatgactgtacaactgaataccaccctggtaaggccaatgtagtGGCCGATGCACTGAGCCATAAGGTTATGACGAAATTGAGGGTGTTGTttgctcgcctcagtttatttgacGATGGAAGTCTGCTAGCTGAGCTTCAGGTTAAGCCTATGTGGATTGAACAGATTAAGGGTAAGTCGTTGGAGGACgattttttggttcttctttttCGACAGGTTGAGAGTGGGTATACTGAGGActttggactgaatagcgaaggggtactctATTTCTGTGGGAGAATCTGTGTACCGAAAGACACTGAATTAAGGTGTCGATACTGAGAGAGGCTCATAGTAGCCCCTATGCTGTGCATCCTgatggaaataagatgtactaAGACCTTCctgagttatactggtggccaggactTAAACGAGAGAGTGTCGATTTTGTGGGTAAATGTCTAACTTGCTAGCAGCCaattaagattccactttggaagtgggagtgGGTGACTATTGGCTTTTTTAGTAGGTAACCCCACACACacactaagaaggattttgtatgggtcatcgtggatcgattgaccaagtctgcccataTCGGTTCGTACTGACTACTCATTGCAGAAGCTAGCTAaattgtatgtgtctgagatagtgtgactgcatggggtaccgatttcgatcatctctgatagggatcctcactTCAAGTCTCGGTTCTGGAAAAAGctacatgaggctctgggttcaaggttagacttcagtactgctttccatcctcagacagatggttaaTCTGAGAGGgcgattcagatactggaggatatgttgaggagctaTGTGGTTGActtctgaggcagttgggaggagtattTGTCGGTGgaagagtttgcttataataatagttactagtctagtatacagatggcacctgaCGAGGCCctttatggtcgtaagtgtcgcaatCCTTTatgctggactgagttgggcgagcgacgAGTTCTAGGTCCTGAACTGGTTtttgatactgaggataaggtcagattgATACAGGGTCGACTGAAAGTGACATCCAATAGACAAAAGACTTATGCGGACTTGAAGCGATGCAAGGTCGAGTATTTTATGGGAGACTCAATTTTTCTTAAGGTCTTActatggaagaaggtactgagatttggtcataagggcaagttgagccctaggtttattggacccTATTGTATACTGAAAcgagtgggaccagttgcctacCGGTCAGAGCTACCTCCAAAGTTGGATCGAATGCATGATGTTTTCCATCTCTCGATGTTGAGGCCGTACCGCTTTGATCCAACGCATATTGTTCTAGTGGAGGAGATCGAGGTTAAGCTAGATCTAACTTTCGAGGAGGAGCTGGTTCAGATATTGGATCGCGACATACAAATTCTGAGGAGGAAATCTATCCCACTGGTTAAGGTTCTATACTGTAACCATAGCTATagggaggccacgtgggagcctgaaaaTGCGATGTGTCaacagtatcctcatctattttgatcaggtaaaatttcaataccgaaattttctttttagggggtagattgtaacaccccaaaattttctatatatgtttatgttattgaatgaGACAAATActtgtctgcttcagtggttatgtgttcgaagagtgtctgagaagtcctgggttcaagccttgaccGGGTCAGattttttgttttatatgaaTAAAGCCCAATCTCTAGACTGTAGgcttttaattaattgtttgtaaaAATATGCCagatgggcctgctggtctggtggttaaatggaGTGTCAGTGTGTTGGGGATTTTGAGTTTGAATCATTGTATGTGCAAGAGGATGTTTTTTTAGTACTTGTACCGTGAaggagtttgaaatgtggtaaaaTACTGAGTGTTTGAGATGTGTGGGAGGTGGTGGACGATTTTGGGGGTGTTTGAGTTGTAGTGGGGGAGTGTGGCAGCGAATTTAAGGATAAGggggggagagattttaggaatTAGGATCATATTGTGTAACTTCCtgaaaactttttctttttttttttgttccattgTCAAAATATCAGTTTTTCTTTTAGGTATTCTGACGTTTCCTCCTTTCCATCACTCTCACTGTCGAATTTTCCTTCTACTCATTGCTGTCATTTGtatttttcctcctctttctcttctttgattCCGTTTTTAATCTGCTTTGATTGCACAATGTAGTTCCACGCATTCAGTAAGTTAGgcatttttgtttcattttcttaATTGTTTTCTTGATTTGATTAAGGGGGGTTCGGCTGGTTTTAGGTGTTAATCGAGAGGCTAAATAGTGGTCTTCGATGATTTAAGTATATAGGATCTCTATTGATTGACTGAAGGTaaggaattattattattataattggtATACCTCactgaattttgataaattatcgATTAAAAGTGACTGATTGGAGGTTACCATCGTCTTGACAACAAGGAATCATTGGAACGATGACCCTCTTTTGTGgagttttagtttatttgttcAGGGTTTCAAGGTAGGTATCGTGCGATTGAGTTGGAAGTATATTCGAATTTATATTGTTGTACTAATCATGAGTTGAAATGTTCAATTTCAAGGTACTACTAGTCTCGAAAGTGTTTTTGCTGCGGAACCTTAACAGGTTTGTAACCATAACATTGTAGATGGAAATCGGTGAAAAGCCAAAATATGGTTGTTGACGCCACATGGGTGTGCGGCCACCCTGTGGTAGGCCATGTAAtggaacacgagcgtgtgattgACGAGGTAGGTCATGTGCAACACACGGGCCAAACCGAATTGGGCTGTGtggggtacacgggcgtgtggaatttTTGGaccaggccatgtgatccacatGGCGAAGGCCATTTTGGGTCTTGTGGGCCTACACGGCAGACAATAtgagtgtgtgggcccatttcCACTATTTAGTTGCTAAGGTTGTACGGATCACCTAAGTCAATTATGGACCTACTCTAGGGTCgataagcttacctagacccttAAATAACTGAAATGGCTATATAATTGATataattatgcatgttattaTGCATGATGATGCCCCACTGATTTGATATTATACGCACTGATTATATGCTTGATATTACGTGATagcatgccataattgtatattgcATTACATTGGGTTGGGGATTGATATTGTTCAAAGGAAGTGCACTGAAAGGACtcaagcctaatttactggtagctcagctgcaaactataGTCTAATGCCAcattcggtactttttggagtgtagggataggtgggttgattatatcctcatatggagtgtagggttggacggagatggtgtataaaggctggttgggtaggattttgtggCTGCATAGTCATAGTATTTACTGTTACTGCAAGGCCCTACTGATTACTGATATTGTGAGGGGCAAATACCCTACTGCATGACTGCTTACGTTCTGAAATGGCTAAAGCCTAAACTGGAACTGcttctaaaaagggcttaggcccaaactattAATATTTGCATATTGACTGATTGTTGGTGTGGGGATTAcgcactgagttttcataaactcacccttctaatTTATTTGTATAGGTAATCCTTAAACTTAAATAGATCGAAGTGGCagaggactcagaggtggccacacgcCCTCTTTTTACACTGTTTCGTacttaattagatttttaatgctttattttgggtattttattgtaataatggcctctattgattttggctttaaatttgggttttatacTGGTTTATGTTTTATATCTACTAGAGGTAGGTAAAACacgagttttttttaagaaatgcATGTGTTTTAGCAAAATACCTACAAGGAcacaaactattttaaaaagcttccgcaacgtataATGTTTTGGAAACTGACGACTGAATAAAAACCATGACTTTAGAATTAATAAAAGGATAATGACGAGTCCTAAAAGGAAaatgttttaagcaaagttaCGGTTTTTCAACACAAGCTACAGTTTTCAAACACACTActatgtgacatcgccagattcggccataacgtcaaggccgagtttggggtgttacattcagaCTGTACCTAGATCAATtttttgttgtgttcattgatgataaattaatatattcaCGAAATGAAttcgagcatgccgagcatttgagaattgtattgcagactctgcgtgataagtagttatttgcaaagttcagcaaatgtgaattctagttgcgtgaagttggttttctggggcatattgtatcagcatcgggtatacGAGTTCATCCGAACAAGATTTCTACAACAATAGATTGGAAGACTTtgagaaatgtatctaaagtccgcagttttctaggactagtaGGTTATTATAGACAActtgtgaaaggcttttcgatgattgcgactccattgacaagattgcttcaaaaagatgtaaagtttgaatggtctaagaaatgtcaaaaaagttttgatcagctgaaagttCTTTTGACTGAAACTCTAGTGTCAATATAGCCAGAATCAAGTAAAGAGtttgtaatctatagtgatgaatcgttgaatggtctgggctatgttttgatgcaggaaggcaaagtcatagcttatgcctcgagacagttgaagctgcatgaaaagaattacccaacgcacgatttagagttagcagccattaagtttgctttaaagatttggcgccattatttgCTTGGTGAGAaattccatgtttatttagatcataagagtttgaaatatttgatgactcagaaagatttgaatttgagatagtggAGATGGCTAGAATTACTAAAAGAATACGAGCTAATGATTGATTATAtccgggaaaagaaaatgttgttacTAAGGCATTAAGCCAAAAATATTTGTTTGCTCTACATgaaatgaatactcagttggctttATCTGATGACGACTCGattgtagctaaattgaaagCGAGACCATCATTTTTACAGTagattcgtgaagctcagaaagttgataatgaaatgttagcaaaacgagctcagtgtgattcgaACCCTAATTTAGCGTTTCAAGTTGATTCAgataattgtttaagattcagaggccaaatatgtgttccgagaaattcagagttgattcagatgattttgaacgaagcataTAGTAGTCTTTTATCTGTTCATctgggaagcacgaaaatgtataacgacttgaaacAACTCTATTGGTGGCATGATATGAAACGTAATATTccagaatttgtttctaaatgtttaatttgttagcaagttaaagttgagcatcaggtaccgtcAGTTTATTGCAGTTGATTATGATCcccaaatggaaatgggatagagtaactATGGCTTTTGTGTTAGGATTGCCCTAATctctgagtaagaaagatgcaatctgggttattattGAAAAGTTGACAAAATCGACTCATTTCATTCATGTGCAAACGGACTATTCGCTTGAAAAGTTAGTTGTGTTGTATATCTCTGAGGTTGTTGGAGTACatgtttctattgtttcggatagagatccgaggtttacatcaagattttggaagaaactgcaagatgcacgaGGTACAAAACTatattttagtaccgcatttcaccagtagacggatggtcaatccgaacaaGTTATATAGATACTCGGGGATATGTTGAGATGTATTCTTGAGTCTAAAGGTACGtgggaaaaatattttcatttgattgaattcgtgtataataatagttttcaatagagtattaaaatggcaccttataaaGCTTTATACGGTTGGAAGTGTCGAACGCCGTTCACCTGGATTGAActtagcg comes from the Gossypium hirsutum isolate 1008001.06 chromosome A06, Gossypium_hirsutum_v2.1, whole genome shotgun sequence genome and includes:
- the LOC121230506 gene encoding uncharacterized protein, which produces MAPDEALYGRKCRNPLCWTELGERRVLGPELVFDTEDKVRLIQGRLKVTSNRQKTYADLKRCKVEFIGPYCILKRVGPVAYRSELPPKLDRMHDVFHLSMLRPYRFDPTHIVLVEEIEVKLDLTFEEELVQILDRDIQILRRKSIPLVKVLYCNHSYREATWEPENAMCQQYPHLF